The genome window GTCCATGCCCAGCATGGCCATGCGCACGAACTTGCGCGGGTCCATATCTTCCAGCCCGGCGGCCGGGCAGGCCTGCGAACAGAGCCCGCAGGCCAGGCAGGTATTGAAGGAATGCCCTTTGGGCAAAAGCTCCAGAGCGGCATCACGGAACGAAATCATACAGCCTCCTTTGCGGCGCGCGCAATGGCGGCAACAGCGGTGTACGCGCTGGCCAGGGCGATCCCGGCCCCGGATTTCTCGCGTACCCAGTCCTGGCCCGCGAGCACGGATCCTATTGCGTACAGGTTGGGGTCAACAATGGCGCCGCCGGGGCCCAGGGGACGGAAATCCGTATTCACCTGTACGCCCGCCCTGTTGACCGGATGCCCGGCGGGATCGAAAAAGTCTTCCCGGTGCCAGTCGTCGCGGTTTGCCGGGGCCTCGACCGGAAGATGCAGAAGCGGCTCCCGGATGCCCTCCACCCTATCCGCCACAAGCCCTCCGCTTAAAAACCGGCCCGTGGCCAGAATGAGCGCTTTGGCGCGCACCGTGAACTCCGGCGCGGATTCTCCGGCCTCTATGCAAAAAAGGCCGTCTTCCGTGTACACGCGGTAAGCATACCGCTGGGAGAACAGATTCACGCCCTTGGCGCGCAAAACGTCGTCCAGGTTTTCCCGGAGCCGGATGCCCGGAACGCCGGGCGGCAAGGTGGGTATTTCGAAAACAGGCACGCCGAGGAGCGATGCGAGATGCTCCTGCACCAATGCGCTGCCGGTGATGCCCAAAATGGCGGGCAATCCCACGCAGCTCGCCGCGCCCAGGTGCGGGCGGATCAGGTCCGCCAGCGCCACCCGGATCGAAGGCACTTCCAGGGCCCGCGCCATGGCTTCGGGATACAGTTCGCCGAACCACTGGTCCGGGAACGGCAGCGTCACGGGCGTGATGGCCGGCCAGACTTCGCGCAATGCGGCGGCAATGCCCTTGGCGGAAAACGCCTTGAGGCCGGTGAAATCCACCAGCAGACAGGAAGACCGTTTCGCCAGGGCGTCCACTCCGGCCAGCATGGTGGCCGGCACGGCATAGGTCGTCTTGGCGGTCCCCATCGGGGAAAAGGCCGTCATATTCCGCCCGCGGGACACATAGGGCAACCCCGCCTCCCCGAGAAAGGCCGTGAATTCCGCCATGGCGGCCTCCACGCTCTCCCACGCGACCTTTCCATAGGGATGGTCCGGATTTCCCGCCAAAAGCGCGGCCAGCCCGTCGCGCGGATCCGCTGCAGGATCGCAGCCGCCGACGGGGATACCGAGAAGATCCAGATACCCCGTGGTGTAGGCTATATCCCCGGTGCTGCCCAGCCGCGCCGCGGCAAGGCCCCGGTTCACGGCGAACACGCTGGCCGCGAGACCGGCCATGCCGGACCCGATGACGGCCACATCCATATCCTTTTCCAGCAACGCGGGGGGAACGGGAAACGTTGCATCAGGCATTGCTCTCTCCTTTTTCCCGGCCAAGGCCTTTGCAGGCAAGCCGCTCAAAACTGAACAGACCGCAGTGCAGCGCTTCGGAAAGCTCGGCCTGCGCCATCTGCGTGCCCCAGAGAATGGGCTTCTGCCCCTTGAACCGGGACCGTAAAAAGGCGATCAGTTGGTCGAGCCCTTCCGTGCCGTCAACAATGCCGTCGTCGTAAAAAGCCGAGGTTATCCTGGCCGAACAAAACGCGCCCTGGCACGGCCCTTTTCCCACGCGGCTGCGCAGGCCGATGGCGTTCAGAAGCAAGGCGTCCCTGTCCGGAAGCGAGGCCAGGATTTCCATAACGGCCTTTTTCTGGACCATTTCACATTCGCAGAGCACGGGATCATCCGGCCCGTGGCTGCTCAGCCAGGCTTTGGCCGCCCGTCCCGGCTCGGTCCAGCTCGAGGCGGCAACCGAGGGCAGAAGCGTGTCACGGGTGCGGCACAGCGCGGCTATGCCGAGTTTTTCGCTGACGAGGTTGCTGGTTTTCTCGGCCATCAGCCGGAAGGTGGTCAGTTTCCCGCCGGTGATGGTCACCATGTTTTGAATGCCGCCCCATTCCGGTCTGGCATGGTCAATGACGGAAAAGTTGCGGCTGACGGCGCGGTCCGCGTCCCCGCTTCCCGCCAGCGGCCGCACCCCGGCGTAACAGCGGATATACCGCGTGGTCGCCAGCGCGGGCACCATGGGCGCGCCTTCACGGATATTGGTCTCGACCTCTTCCACGGTCGGCACGATGGCATCCAGGGTTTTCAGGCGGATGGAGGTTGTGCCCAGGACCGACACCGTGCCGCCGGGCACCAGGATATCCCCGTCGCCCGAGGGGCGCAGGCGGTTGATGGCCCGCTTCGCCAGCCGGTCGTGGGTCACCAGGAGCGTTCCCTTGGAATAGACCAGGGGAACGTCCGCCCCGGCCATGGCGGCGATTCCCGCGCTCCAGGCCCCGGCCGCGTTGACGAATTCCTTCGCTTCTATGCGGAAGGCGCCGTGAACCGGGTGCTCGGCCTTGGCCGCCACGATCCGGTTATTTTTTATTTCCAGACCCAGGATACGGGTATTGGGCAGAAATTCGCTGCCGACAAGGCTTTCCGCATGCGCCATCAGATCCAGGCACAACCGGAAGGGGTCCAGGGAACCGTCCGGCACCTGAAAGGCCCGGACCAGCTTTTTCGAGAGCGCGGGCTCCATTTCCAGGGCGTCCTTGACGTCCACGGGAAGGGCCGGTATCCCGGCCGCCGCGCATAAGGACGGGAAGGCCTCGGCGTAGGAAAGGTCGTCGCCGTCGACCGCCACGAACAGCCCCCCGGTATCCTCGATGCAGTGCCCGGCGGTCCGCCGGAGAATTTTCCCTTCCTCAAGGCATTCGGCGGCCGCTTCCCTATCGGATTTCACATACCGGGCCCCGCTGTGCAAAAGCCCGTGGTTGGCGCCGGACGCGCCGCCGGCAACGTCGCGCCATTCCGCCACGATGCAGCGGACGCCGCGCAGCGCCATGTCTCTCGCGATCCCCATGCCCGTGGCGCCGCCGCCGATAATAAGCACGTCCGTTTGGCGGACGGCGGGAAACGATGCGTGTGATGCCGTGTTTTTTCCGGCCATATGCTCTCCTTTCATGCTCTGAAGCGACGATACGCCACCTTGTACCACAAACGCGTTTTTCCGCAATAATATCAACCTGTTTATAATCGTGAAACACTCCGGCACAAGGGAATATTCGTTTTATACGCCGCCGGGGCGCCGTCCCGTATCCGCTCTCCGAACGCTATTTTGTTTTTTTTCATGCGCTTGCCATATCAAGATGAATATGGCATGATTTTGGCAACAGCGGTCTTCCATCTCATTTTCCGCTTGCAACGCTGTAACTTTTACTGGTGCAGTTACTATGGCGCTTGAGCTACGACAACAACTGAAACTCTCACAGCAGCTTGTCATGACCCCGCAATTGCAGCAGGCCATCAAGCTGCTGCAATTGTCACGTCTCGAACTTCTGGAAACGGTCCAGCAGGAATTGCTGGAAAATCCGTTCCTGGAAGAAGCGCATACGGATGAGGGGCCCGCGCAGGCGGAGGAAACCCGCCCCGCCTCCGACGACGACACCGAAGGGTACACGTCCGAAGTCGCCCGCAACGCAGACTGGGAAGACTACCTGGGCGAATTTGCCAGCACCTCCCGCCAGGCCTCCGCTCGGGAAACGGAACTGCCCGAGGAAATGACGTCCTATGAGGCCCGTTTCTCCATCAAACCATCCCTTGAAGGGCACCTTACCTGGCAGCTGCGCCTCTCCCGCCTGACGGAAGAGCAGATGGACATCGGCGAAATCATCATCGGCAACCTGACGTCCGCCGGCTACCTGCATACGGATGTGGATGAACTCGCTGAAATGTGCTGCGCTACCCCCGAAGCGGTGGCGGAAGTCCTTAATGTCATACAGCGGTTTGACCCCGTGGGCGTAGCCGCGCGCAGTCCACAAGAATGTTTGATGATCCAGCTCGAGGTGCTCCGCTACGACCGGGACCCCATCCTGGTGGGGCTGGTCCGCGACCATCTCGAGGACCTGGAAGCCAAGCGCTACAAGCCTCTTCTGCGAAAGTTTCAACTAACACTTGAAGATTTGCGGGAATACCTCGACATCATCCAGACGCTGGACCCGATGCCCGGCGCCAGCTACGGCGAGAGCGAACCCACCTATGTTTCGCCCGACGTGTTCGTGTACCATTTCGACAATGATTTCGTGGTGGTACAGAACGAGGAAGGCCTGCCCCAGCTGCAGCTCTCCTCCCTCTACAACGACAGCCTGACCGCCAGAACCGACGCGGAAAAAGACTATTTCCAGGAAAAACTGCGTTCCGCCTCCTGGCTGATAAAAAGCCTCTACCAGCGGCAACGCACGCTCTACAAGGTCGTGGAGAGTATCGTCAAATATCAGCGGGCCTTCTTCGAGGAAGGGGTCTCAAAGCTCAAGCCCCTTATTCTCAAAGATATTGCCGACGATATTGGCATGCACGAATCCACGGTCAGCCGCATCACCTCGAACAAGTATGTGGCCACCCCGCACGGCGTGTTCGAACTTAAATTTTTCTTCAACAGCGCGCTCTCCCTTGACGACGGCTCGGAAGTCGGCTCGGAAAGCGTGAAAGCCCTCATCAAAAAACTCATCGGCGAGGAAGATCCCAAATCTCCCGTCAGCGACGAGCGGCTGGGAGAAATCCTGAAAGACACCCTGAAGGTCAACATCGCGCGGCGAACTGTCGCCAAATACAGAACCGCGTTGAACATTCCCTCTTCGTCCAAACGCAGGAACATCTTCTGATGTCCTGCGACAACGGTTAACTGGAGGTAATATATGAATATCGCCTTTGCATTCAAAAACTTCGAACCTTCCGACCATCTGAAAAAGTATGCCAGCCGCCGGTTTGAAAAACTCGGTCGGTTTATCAATAAAGCGGAAAACGTGGAGATGAGCGTCAACCTTGCCGTGGACAAATTCCGCCATAAAGCGGAGGTCCAGATCGCCGGAGACAATTTTAATCTGAGCGCCGCCGAACAGTCCGAGGACATGTACGCCACCGTCGACATGATCCTGGACAAACTCGAAGCGCAGATAAAAAAACACGCGGAAAAGCAGAAGGAAAAGCGGCGGAGCTCCGGGCAGTCCCCGGATCTGCCCTCCTCCGAGACCACGGAACGGAGCATTATCGGCGAGGACAAGTTCATTCCCAAACCCATGTTCCTGGATGAAGCCGCGATGCAGCTGGAACAACTTACCGATGAAGCGTTCCTCGTCTACCTTGATGCGGAGACGAACCGGGTCAACGTGCTTTATCGCCGCAAAGACGGCGACTTCGGCCTTATTGACGCCGGCCAGTAGCACCCATGCGTCTTTCGGAGTATCTGTGCCCCGCCTGCATCGTCGCGGAACTGAAGGCCACGGACAAGGAGCAGGTTCTTCTGGAACTCGCCGCCGCGGCAGCGGGGGCGCACCTGGATAAAAATGCCGTGCACGCCGTGCTTCTTGAGCGCGAGCGCCATGGAACGACCGCCGTGGGGAATGGGTACGCCATTCCCCACGGCAAACTGCCGGGCCTGGACAGAATGGTCCTGACCTTTGCCAGAAGCGTCGCGGGCGTGGACTTTGCGGCTCCGGACACCGTCCCCTGCCGGTTCTTTTTCACGGTCATCGCTCCGGCGGGGGCCGCCGGCCAGCATCTGGGGCTTTTGGGCAGCATCGCAAGGCTGGCGAAAGACGCCACCTTTACGAACCGGCTGACGCAGGCAAAAACGGCTGAAGACTTACTGGACTTTCTTGCGGGAGCATGAGGCCGGGCTGGTAAAGACCACGCGCCCATGGCCCGGGGCACGGCAACACCGTGGATTTCCACTCTCCGCCACGGAAAAGATTTTTTATACAAAGAGTGCACGTATCCAACCGGAATAAAAAGTTTCTGACGCGGGCAGCGCGCAACAAGGCCAGCGTGCCCGCATGCCCGGCGCGAGAACCGTATGAATACCACAGACCTTCATGATTCTGCCCAACAGTCTGAGTTTCCCATCATTTTCGTCACCGGTCTTTCCGGAGCCGGGAAAACGACGATCCTCAACGTCTTTGAAGATATGCGTTTTTTCACGATGGACGGTCTGCCCTCCACCGTCATCAGCGGCATCACCAAAGTCTTAAACAAAGACAACCTCAGGGATTTCAAGGGGCTCGTCATCGGCGTCAACCTGCTGCATCCCGACGCGCTCGCCCTGTACGACGAAGCCATGGACAAGCTGCACAAGCGGGGGATGTCTCCCGGCCTTTTGTACGTGGAGGCCAAACCCTCGGTCCTGATGCAGCGGTACGCCACCACGCGCAGGCCGCACCCGCTGGAAAACGAGGGCCTCGGCCTTGAGCAGGCCCTGGAAGAGGAGCACAAACGCCTTGCCCTGGTCCGGGAAAAAGCGGACCTTATCATTGACTCCTCCAGCTATTCCATCCACGATTTGCGCCGGGTGATCCAGAAGAAGTGGGAAACCCTCCGGGCGCGCTCCCATTCCATGAAGATCCACCTTATATCCTTCGGCTTCAAGTACGGCACGCCGTCGGAAGCGGATATGGTATATGACCTGCGCTTTTTGCCGAATCCGTATTTTGTCCCGGAACTCAGGCCCATGTCCGGGCTTGACGCGCCCGTGGCCGATTTTCTGCTGGGGCAGGACCCGGGCCGGGCTTTTGTCGCGAAATTGGCCGAATTCCTGCTCTACCTTCTGCCCCAGTTCGAAAGCGAGGGACGTTACCGCGTCACCATCGCCATCGGCTGTACCGGCGGCCGCCACCGCTCGGTCGCCGTCACGCATGCGTTGTGCACATTGTTGACCGAAAACGGCTTTCTTGTAACCACCGAGCACAGGCACTTGGAATTGGGCTGATTTTGCCCTATATATTCCGCACAGTCTTTTTGCTTTTTTGAGCATTTTCACATTGAAATTTCTCTTTATGAAAAATGCTCCGGGCTTGAGAAGCCTTGCGTAACAAGGCCCGCGAGATTGACGCAGGCGGGGTTTCCCCGCCGTTAAGCGGCAATCTCAAAGCGAATATGCTCTAATGAGGTGCTCCGGCATGTCCAAAACAATCGCCCCCAAAAACCCCGCGGCCGGGGTCATCCTGGTAACCCACGTCGATTACGGCGCGGGCCTCCTCCGCGCGGCGGAAACCATTCTCGGCCCTCTGGCGGACTGCTCCTCCATCCAGGTTGACGCCGGTCTTGACGTAGGCGGAACCGTTACCCGCTTAAAGGAAGCCGTCAGCCTCCTGGACAAGGGAAACGGCGTTATCGTGCTGACGGATATGTTCGGCGGAACGCCCACCAACCTGAGCCTTTCCCTCCTCGGCTCAGGCGCCATAGAGGTCGTCACGGGCGTCAATCTGCCGATGCTGCTGAAAGTTTTCGAGGCCCGGCACCTGGAACTCCCGGCCCTGGCGGACGTCGCCATGGAAGCCGGGGGCAAGGGAATCGTCTCGGCCAGCAGGCTTTTGCGCAGTAAAACAAAGGCCGAGAAGACCGAAAAGGCTGAGTGAGCATGATCTGGTTCAGGATAGACAACCGGCTGATCCACGGCCAGATCATTGAAACATGGCTGCCCTACACGCGCGCCACCCGTCTGGTTGTCTGCAACGGGGAGCTCGCGCGGGACGACTTGCGGCAACAGATCATGATGCTGGCCGTTCCCTCGCGGATCACGGTGGATTTCACCGCGCCCGCGTCGCTGAACCAGCTGCTGCATGCGCGGCACGAGCAGGACGAGCGCGTTCTTGTGATTTTCGCGGACTGCGCCGACGCCCAAGCCGCGCGAAACGCCGGGGTGCAGTTCACCATGCTCAATATCGGCAACATGCATTATGCCCCGGGCAAACAGCAGGTTTGCGGGCACGCCGCTTTTTCCCAGGAAGATTCGGACTGTCTGCGCTCGTTTTCCGAGCTGGGCATTAATCTTGATTTCCGTTGCGTTCCCAACGATACAACAGAGGTGACGGAGTGGTGAGCACCGATA of uncultured delta proteobacterium contains these proteins:
- a CDS encoding Glycerol-3-phosphate dehydrogenase, anaerobic, B subunit, with translation MAGKKERAMPDATFPVPPALLEKDMDVAVIGSGMAGLAASVFAVNRGLAAARLGSTGDIAYTTGYLDLLGIPVGGCDPAADPRDGLAALLAGNPDHPYGKVAWESVEAAMAEFTAFLGEAGLPYVSRGRNMTAFSPMGTAKTTYAVPATMLAGVDALAKRSSCLLVDFTGLKAFSAKGIAAALREVWPAITPVTLPFPDQWFGELYPEAMARALEVPSIRVALADLIRPHLGAASCVGLPAILGITGSALVQEHLASLLGVPVFEIPTLPPGVPGIRLRENLDDVLRAKGVNLFSQRYAYRVYTEDGLFCIEAGESAPEFTVRAKALILATGRFLSGGLVADRVEGIREPLLHLPVEAPANRDDWHREDFFDPAGHPVNRAGVQVNTDFRPLGPGGAIVDPNLYAIGSVLAGQDWVREKSGAGIALASAYTAVAAIARAAKEAV
- a CDS encoding Glycerol-3-phosphate dehydrogenase — encoded protein: MAGKNTASHASFPAVRQTDVLIIGGGATGMGIARDMALRGVRCIVAEWRDVAGGASGANHGLLHSGARYVKSDREAAAECLEEGKILRRTAGHCIEDTGGLFVAVDGDDLSYAEAFPSLCAAAGIPALPVDVKDALEMEPALSKKLVRAFQVPDGSLDPFRLCLDLMAHAESLVGSEFLPNTRILGLEIKNNRIVAAKAEHPVHGAFRIEAKEFVNAAGAWSAGIAAMAGADVPLVYSKGTLLVTHDRLAKRAINRLRPSGDGDILVPGGTVSVLGTTSIRLKTLDAIVPTVEEVETNIREGAPMVPALATTRYIRCYAGVRPLAGSGDADRAVSRNFSVIDHARPEWGGIQNMVTITGGKLTTFRLMAEKTSNLVSEKLGIAALCRTRDTLLPSVAASSWTEPGRAAKAWLSSHGPDDPVLCECEMVQKKAVMEILASLPDRDALLLNAIGLRSRVGKGPCQGAFCSARITSAFYDDGIVDGTEGLDQLIAFLRSRFKGQKPILWGTQMAQAELSEALHCGLFSFERLACKGLGREKGESNA
- a CDS encoding RNA polymerase sigma-54 factor; the encoded protein is MALELRQQLKLSQQLVMTPQLQQAIKLLQLSRLELLETVQQELLENPFLEEAHTDEGPAQAEETRPASDDDTEGYTSEVARNADWEDYLGEFASTSRQASARETELPEEMTSYEARFSIKPSLEGHLTWQLRLSRLTEEQMDIGEIIIGNLTSAGYLHTDVDELAEMCCATPEAVAEVLNVIQRFDPVGVAARSPQECLMIQLEVLRYDRDPILVGLVRDHLEDLEAKRYKPLLRKFQLTLEDLREYLDIIQTLDPMPGASYGESEPTYVSPDVFVYHFDNDFVVVQNEEGLPQLQLSSLYNDSLTARTDAEKDYFQEKLRSASWLIKSLYQRQRTLYKVVESIVKYQRAFFEEGVSKLKPLILKDIADDIGMHESTVSRITSNKYVATPHGVFELKFFFNSALSLDDGSEVGSESVKALIKKLIGEEDPKSPVSDERLGEILKDTLKVNIARRTVAKYRTALNIPSSSKRRNIF
- a CDS encoding Sigma 54 modulation protein/ribosomal protein S30EA — translated: MNIAFAFKNFEPSDHLKKYASRRFEKLGRFINKAENVEMSVNLAVDKFRHKAEVQIAGDNFNLSAAEQSEDMYATVDMILDKLEAQIKKHAEKQKEKRRSSGQSPDLPSSETTERSIIGEDKFIPKPMFLDEAAMQLEQLTDEAFLVYLDAETNRVNVLYRRKDGDFGLIDAGQ
- the ptsN gene encoding Nitrogen regulatory protein: MRLSEYLCPACIVAELKATDKEQVLLELAAAAAGAHLDKNAVHAVLLERERHGTTAVGNGYAIPHGKLPGLDRMVLTFARSVAGVDFAAPDTVPCRFFFTVIAPAGAAGQHLGLLGSIARLAKDATFTNRLTQAKTAEDLLDFLAGA
- a CDS encoding conserved hypothetical protein (Evidence 4 : Homologs of previously reported genes of unknown function) yields the protein MNTTDLHDSAQQSEFPIIFVTGLSGAGKTTILNVFEDMRFFTMDGLPSTVISGITKVLNKDNLRDFKGLVIGVNLLHPDALALYDEAMDKLHKRGMSPGLLYVEAKPSVLMQRYATTRRPHPLENEGLGLEQALEEEHKRLALVREKADLIIDSSSYSIHDLRRVIQKKWETLRARSHSMKIHLISFGFKYGTPSEADMVYDLRFLPNPYFVPELRPMSGLDAPVADFLLGQDPGRAFVAKLAEFLLYLLPQFESEGRYRVTIAIGCTGGRHRSVAVTHALCTLLTENGFLVTTEHRHLELG
- a CDS encoding PTS system fructose subfamily IIA component → MSKTIAPKNPAAGVILVTHVDYGAGLLRAAETILGPLADCSSIQVDAGLDVGGTVTRLKEAVSLLDKGNGVIVLTDMFGGTPTNLSLSLLGSGAIEVVTGVNLPMLLKVFEARHLELPALADVAMEAGGKGIVSASRLLRSKTKAEKTEKAE
- a CDS encoding PTS system sorbose subIIB component family protein, with translation MSMIWFRIDNRLIHGQIIETWLPYTRATRLVVCNGELARDDLRQQIMMLAVPSRITVDFTAPASLNQLLHARHEQDERVLVIFADCADAQAARNAGVQFTMLNIGNMHYAPGKQQVCGHAAFSQEDSDCLRSFSELGINLDFRCVPNDTTEVTEW